In Symphalangus syndactylus isolate Jambi chromosome 6, NHGRI_mSymSyn1-v2.1_pri, whole genome shotgun sequence, a genomic segment contains:
- the TES gene encoding testin: MDLENKVKKMGLGHEQGFGAPCLKCKEKCEGFELHFWRKICRNCKCGQEEHDVLLSNEEDRKVGKLFEDTKYTTLIAKLKSDGIPMYKRNVMILTNPVAAKKNVSINTVTYEWAPPVQNQALARQYMQMLPKEKQPVAGSEGAQYRKKQLAKQLPAHDQDPSKCHELSPREVKEMEQFVKKYKSEALGVGDVKLPCEMDAQVPKQMNIPGGDRSTPAAVGAMEDKSAEHKRTQYSCYCCKLSMKEGDPAIYAERAGYDKLWHPACFVCSTCHELLVDMIYFWKNEKLYCGRHYCDSEKPRCAGCDELIFSNEYTQAENQNWHLKHFCCFDCDSILAGEIYVMVNDKPVCKPCYVKNHAVVCQGCHNAIDPEVQRVTYNNFSWHASTECFLCSCCSKCLIGQKFMPVEGMVFCSVECKKRMS; the protein is encoded by the exons aaaaatatgtcGTAACTGCAAGTGTGGCCAAGAAGAGCATGATGTCCTCTTGAGCAATGAAGAGGATCGAAAAGTGGGAAAACTTTTTGAAGACACCAAGTATACCACCCTGATTGCAAAACTAAAGTCAGATGGAATTCCCATGTATAAACGCAATGTTATGATATTGACCAATCCAGTTGCTGCCAAGAAAAATGTCTCCATCAATACAGTTACCTATGAGTGGGCTCCTCCTGTCCAGAATCAGGCATTG GCCAGGCAGTACATGCAGATGCTACCCAAGGAAAAGCAGCCAGTAGCAGGCTCAGAGGGGGCACAGTACCGGAAGAAGCAGCTGGCAAAGCAGCTCCCTGCACATGACCAAGACCCTTCAAAGTGCCATGAGTTGTCTCCCAGAGAGGTGAAGGAGATGGAGCAGTTTGTGAAGAAATATAAGAGCGAAGCTCTGGGAGTAGGAGATGTCAAACTTCCCTGTGAGATGGATGCCCAAGTCCCCAAACAAATGAACATTCCTGGAGGGGATAGAAGCACCCCAGCAGCAGTGGGGGCCATGGAGGACAAATCTGCTGAGCACAAAAGAACTCAATAT TCCTGCTATTGCTGCAAACTGAGTATGAAAGAAGGCGACCCAGCCATCTATGCCGAAAGGGCTGGCTATGATAAACTGTGGCACCCAGCTTGTTTTGTCTGCAGCACCTGCCATGAACTCCTGGTTGACATGATTTATTTTTGGAAGAATGAGAAGCTGTACTGTGGCAGACATTACTGTGACAGCGAGAAACCCCGATGTGCTGGCTGTGATGAG CTGATATTCAGCAATGAGTATACCCAGGCAGAAAACCAGAATTGGCACCTGAAACACTTCTGCTGCTTTGACTGTGATAGCATTCTAGCTGGGGAGATATACGTGATGGTCAATGACAAGCCCGTGTGCAAGCCCTGCTATGTGAAGAATCACGCTGTG GTGTGTCAAGGATGCCACAATGCCATCGACCCAGAAGTGCAGCGGGTGACCTATAACAATTTCAGCTGGCATGCATCCACAGAGTGCTTTCTGTGCTCCTGCTGCAGCAAATGCCTCATTGGGCAGAAGTTCATGCCAGTAGAAGGGATGGTTTTCTGTTCAGTGGAATGTAAGAAGAGGATGTCTTAG